One Felis catus isolate Fca126 chromosome D3, F.catus_Fca126_mat1.0, whole genome shotgun sequence DNA segment encodes these proteins:
- the LOC101095864 gene encoding 60S ribosomal protein L30-like: MEPLGAFCPRSRPSWRLVLIGVFWHLRQEGRSPAKKMKKPLETINPRLPLVMKSRKCALGYKQALKMIRHGKVKRILLANNCPGLRKSEIEYCTMWAKSGVHHYSGNKIELSTTGGRYYRGCTLVAVDPGDSNVTRSLQTGER; this comes from the exons atggagcctttgggag CTTTCTGTCCTCGCTCCAGGCCATCTTGGCGACTGGTCTTGATTGGGGTCTTCTGGCACCTAAGACAGGAGGGTCGTAGCCCtgcaaagaagatgaaaaagccACTGGAGACGATCAACCCTAGGCTCCCACTTGTTATGAAAAGTAGAAAGTGTGCTCTGGGGTACAAGCAGGCCCTGAAAATGATCAGACATGGCAAAGTGAAACGGATCCTCCTTGCCAACAACTGCCCAGGCTTGAGGAAATCTGAAATAGAATACTGTACCATGTGGGCCAAAAGTGGGGTCCATCACTACAGTGGCAATAAAATTGAATTGAGCACAACAGGTGGGAGATACTACAGAGGATGCACACTGGTTGCTGTTgatccaggtgattctaatgtcaCGAGAAGCCTGCAGACTGGGGAAAGGTAA